The genomic segment GGAAGATGATCTGCTCGCGCACGCCGAGCGTGTAGTTGCCGCGGCCGTCGAAGGCGCGCGGAGACACTCCGCGGAAGTCGCGCACGCGCGGCAGCGACACGTTGATCAGCCGGTCGAGAAACTCCCACATGCGCTGGCGTCGCAGGGTCACCGACACTCCGATGCGCTGGTTCTCGCGCAGCCGGAAGTTCGCGATCGCCTTCTTCGACTTCTGGATGATCGGCTTCTGGCCGGTCATGCGCGCGATCTCGTCGGCCGCCGCGTCGAGCAGCTTCGGGTTCTGAGTGGCTTCGCCGAGGCCCACGTTCAGCGTGATCTGCTTCAGCCGCGGCACCTGCATGGCGCTCTTGTAGGCGAAGCGCTTCTGCAGCGCGGGCGCGACCGAGTTGCGGTAGGTCTCGAGCAGGCGCGGGACGTAGTTCTCCACCACGACCGGCGGCGTGGCCGGCTCGTCGCGCTGGGGCGCGGCCGCCTTCTTGGGCGCAGCCTCGCCCTTCTTCTCGGCCTTCTTCGCCGCGCGCGCCTCGGCCTTGGCCAGCGCCTCGGGTGAGTTCGCGAGCTCCAGGTTCTTCGGCTTCTTCTTCTTCTTCTCTTCTTTCTGTTCTTCAGCCATCGATCGCCTCGTCGTGCTTCACGCTCCAGCGCAGCTTCACGCCATCCACGGTGCGGAACTGCACGCGCGTGGTCTCTCCCTTGTGGACCAGCGCCACGTTGGAGAGGTGCACGGGGACCTCCTTGTCGATGATGCCGCCCTGGCGCACGGTCGCCGTGGGCTTCTGGTGCTTCTTGCGCAGGTTCACGCGCTCGATCAGCACGCGCTGGCGCTCGTTGTCGACGCTCAGCACCGAGCCCCGCTTGCCGCGCTCGCGGCCGACCATCACCTGGACGGTGTCTCCTTTGCGAATGCGCGCGGCCATCACAGGACCTCGGGGGCGAGCGAGATGATCTTCATGAAGCGCTTGGCGCGGAGCTCGCGCGCAACCGGCCCGAAGATGCGGGTGCCGATCGGCTCGCGGTTGTTGTCGACCAGCACCACCGAGTTGTCGTCGAAGCGGATGTAGCTCCCGTCCGAGCGGCCGATCTCCTTCTTGGTCCGCACGATCACCGCCTTGTGGAGCTGCTTCTTCTTCACGCGCGAGCCCGGCAGCGCTTCCTTCACCGACACCACCACGATGTCGCCGATCGACGCGTAGCGGCGCTGAGAGCCGCCCAGCACCTTCACGCAGAAGACGCGGCGCGCGCCGGAGTTGTCGGCGACCTCGAGCACGGACTGCATCTGGATCACGCCAGCTTCTCCTGCACGCGCCAGCGCTTGCGGCGCGAGATCGGACGTGACTCCACGATGCGCACGCGGTCGCCCACCTTGAGCGCGTTCGACTCGTCGTGCGCCATGAAGCGCGTGCGCTTGCGCACGTACTTCTGGTACAGCGGGTGGAGGACGGTGCGACTCACTTCGACGACGACGGACTTGTCCATCTTGTCGGAGACCACCACGCCGTCTTGGGTCCGGCGCAATCCCCGCATGCTCATGACTTCTCCTTCCGCTCGGCCTGGACGGTGAGTGCGCGCGCGAGGTCACGGCGCGCCAGGCGAAGCGTCGCGTTCTTCTCCAGCTGCTGGGTCGCG from the Myxococcota bacterium genome contains:
- the rplE gene encoding 50S ribosomal protein L5, producing MAEEQKEEKKKKKPKNLELANSPEALAKAEARAAKKAEKKGEAAPKKAAAPQRDEPATPPVVVENYVPRLLETYRNSVAPALQKRFAYKSAMQVPRLKQITLNVGLGEATQNPKLLDAAADEIARMTGQKPIIQKSKKAIANFRLRENQRIGVSVTLRRQRMWEFLDRLINVSLPRVRDFRGVSPRAFDGRGNYTLGVREQIIFPEVDYDKVEKIRGLNVSIVTSATTDEEGLALLTGLGMPFRT
- the rplX gene encoding 50S ribosomal protein L24 encodes the protein MAARIRKGDTVQVMVGRERGKRGSVLSVDNERQRVLIERVNLRKKHQKPTATVRQGGIIDKEVPVHLSNVALVHKGETTRVQFRTVDGVKLRWSVKHDEAIDG
- the rplN gene encoding 50S ribosomal protein L14, whose translation is MIQMQSVLEVADNSGARRVFCVKVLGGSQRRYASIGDIVVVSVKEALPGSRVKKKQLHKAVIVRTKKEIGRSDGSYIRFDDNSVVLVDNNREPIGTRIFGPVARELRAKRFMKIISLAPEVL
- the rpsQ gene encoding 30S ribosomal protein S17; its protein translation is MSMRGLRRTQDGVVVSDKMDKSVVVEVSRTVLHPLYQKYVRKRTRFMAHDESNALKVGDRVRIVESRPISRRKRWRVQEKLA
- the rpmC gene encoding 50S ribosomal protein L29: MKPADLRKLSDAELESRVNEMRDQVFDLRIKLATQQLEKNATLRLARRDLARALTVQAERKEKS